In Fusobacterium canifelinum, a genomic segment contains:
- the hemL gene encoding glutamate-1-semialdehyde 2,1-aminomutase → MVFKNSIDLYKKAVELIPGGVNSPVRAFKSVNREAPIFVKKGQGAKIWDEDDNEYIDYICSWGPLILGHNHPKVIEEVKKIIENGSSYGLPTKYEVDLAELIVDIVPSIEKVRLTTSGTEATMSAVRLARAYTQRNKILKFEGCYHGHSDALLVKSGSGLLTDGYQDSNGITDGVLKDTLTLPFGDIEKVKEILKNKDVACVIVEPIPANMGLIETHKEFLQGLRKVTEETGTILIFDEVISGFRLALGGAQEFFRITPDLTTLGKIIGGGYPVGAFGGKKEIMDLVAPVGRVYHAGTLSGNPIASKAGFATISYLKENPSIYEELEENVNYLVDNIEILAKKYSVNVCVNSMGSLFTIFFVDINKVENLEDSLKSNTENFSIYFNTMLENGIVVPPSQFEAHFLSMAHTKKELNRTLEVIEMAFKKIGEKSGK, encoded by the coding sequence ATGGTTTTTAAAAATTCTATTGATTTATACAAAAAAGCTGTTGAATTAATTCCAGGTGGAGTTAATAGTCCTGTGAGAGCATTTAAGTCAGTAAATAGAGAAGCTCCTATTTTTGTAAAAAAAGGACAGGGAGCAAAAATTTGGGATGAAGATGATAACGAATATATTGATTATATTTGTTCATGGGGTCCCTTGATATTGGGACATAATCATCCAAAAGTTATAGAAGAAGTTAAAAAAATTATTGAAAATGGAAGCTCTTATGGTTTACCAACAAAATATGAAGTTGATTTAGCAGAATTAATTGTTGACATTGTTCCTTCAATTGAAAAAGTTAGACTTACTACTTCTGGGACAGAAGCAACTATGTCAGCTGTAAGACTTGCAAGGGCTTATACTCAAAGAAATAAAATTTTAAAATTTGAAGGCTGTTATCATGGACATTCAGATGCCTTACTTGTTAAGTCAGGTTCTGGTTTATTGACAGATGGTTATCAAGATAGTAATGGAATAACAGATGGAGTTTTAAAAGATACTTTAACTTTACCTTTTGGAGATATTGAAAAAGTAAAAGAAATTTTAAAAAATAAAGATGTAGCTTGCGTTATAGTTGAACCTATTCCAGCTAATATGGGACTTATTGAAACTCATAAAGAATTTTTACAAGGACTTAGAAAAGTTACAGAAGAAACAGGAACTATTTTAATTTTTGATGAAGTTATATCTGGGTTTAGATTAGCACTTGGAGGTGCCCAAGAATTTTTTAGAATAACTCCTGATTTAACAACTCTTGGAAAAATAATTGGAGGAGGCTATCCTGTTGGAGCTTTTGGTGGAAAAAAAGAAATTATGGATTTAGTAGCTCCAGTTGGTAGGGTTTATCATGCTGGTACATTATCTGGAAATCCAATAGCCTCAAAAGCAGGTTTTGCAACTATAAGCTATTTAAAAGAAAATCCAAGTATTTATGAAGAATTAGAAGAAAATGTTAATTATTTAGTTGATAATATTGAAATTTTAGCTAAAAAATATTCTGTTAATGTCTGTGTAAATTCTATGGGTTCTCTTTTTACAATTTTCTTTGTTGATATAAATAAAGTTGAAAATCTTGAAGATTCTTTAAAATCAAATACTGAAAATTTTTCTATATATTTTAATACTATGCTAGAAAATGGTATTGTTGTTCCTCCATCGCAATTTGAAGCTCATTTCTTATCAATGGCTCATACTAAAAAAGAGCTTAACAGAACTCTTGAGGTTATAGAAATGGCATTTAAGAAGATAGGTGAAAAAAGTGGCAAATAA
- a CDS encoding precorrin-2 dehydrogenase/sirohydrochlorin ferrochelatase family protein: MANKFFPISIDLNNKNVLIIGAGKIALRKVETLLNYNCNITVITKDILEEKFLELEKNNKIKIFKNQKFEKKFLENIFLVIVATDNEILNKEISDLCISKNILVNNITSKDNMNVRFSSIYEKDDIQIAISANGNPKKAVEIKNKIKNIFEK; encoded by the coding sequence GTGGCAAATAAATTTTTTCCTATTTCAATAGATTTGAATAATAAAAATGTTCTAATTATTGGCGCAGGAAAAATAGCTCTAAGAAAAGTTGAAACATTATTAAATTATAATTGTAACATTACTGTTATAACAAAAGATATTTTAGAAGAAAAATTTTTGGAATTAGAAAAAAATAATAAAATAAAAATTTTTAAAAATCAAAAATTTGAAAAAAAATTTTTAGAAAATATTTTTTTAGTTATAGTTGCAACTGATAATGAAATATTAAACAAAGAAATTTCTGATTTATGTATATCAAAAAATATTTTAGTAAATAATATTACTTCAAAAGATAATATGAATGTCAGATTTAGTAGCATCTATGAAAAAGATGACATACAAATAGCAATCTCTGCTAATGGTAATCCTAAAAAAGCAGTAGAGATTAAAAATAAAATTAAAAATATTTTTGAAAAATAG
- the secG gene encoding preprotein translocase subunit SecG produces MSTLLNVLLFLLAFILIVLVLIQPDRSHGMTASMGLGASNTIFGINKDGGPLARATEVIATLFIICSLLIYLTR; encoded by the coding sequence ATGTCAACATTATTAAATGTCTTATTATTTTTATTAGCTTTCATATTAATAGTTTTAGTTTTAATACAACCTGATAGAAGTCATGGAATGACTGCAAGTATGGGGCTAGGAGCTTCAAATACTATATTTGGAATAAATAAAGATGGAGGACCTTTAGCAAGAGCAACAGAAGTGATTGCAACATTATTTATAATTTGTTCTCTATTAATTTACTTAACTCGTTAG
- the plsY gene encoding glycerol-3-phosphate 1-O-acyltransferase PlsY, protein MAFFCLIVLTYFIGAIPSGVWIGKAFKGIDVRDYGSKNSGATNSYRVLGAKLGVAVLIMDVLKGFIPLYIASKFNLMYNDLVILGLVAILAHTFSCFISFKGGKGVATSLGVFLFLIPVITLILLVIFILVAYFTRYISLASITAAFLLPIFTFFTHRDSYLFALSVIIAIFVIYRHKTNISRLLSGTENKFKF, encoded by the coding sequence ATGGCTTTTTTTTGTTTAATAGTACTTACCTATTTTATAGGAGCAATTCCAAGTGGAGTATGGATAGGAAAAGCTTTTAAAGGTATTGATGTAAGAGATTATGGGAGTAAAAATAGTGGAGCTACAAATTCATATAGAGTTTTAGGAGCTAAATTGGGTGTAGCTGTTTTAATAATGGATGTCTTAAAAGGTTTTATACCTCTTTATATTGCTAGTAAATTTAACTTAATGTACAATGACTTAGTTATTTTAGGTTTAGTTGCAATTTTAGCTCATACATTTTCTTGTTTTATATCTTTTAAAGGTGGAAAAGGAGTTGCAACTAGTTTAGGAGTTTTCTTATTTCTAATACCTGTTATAACTTTAATATTATTAGTAATTTTTATTTTAGTTGCTTATTTTACTAGATATATTTCATTGGCATCTATAACAGCAGCTTTTTTATTGCCAATTTTTACTTTTTTCACTCATAGAGATTCATATTTATTTGCATTATCAGTTATAATAGCAATTTTTGTTATATATAGACATAAAACAAATATTTCAAGATTACTTAGTGGAACAGAAAATAAATTCAAATTTTAA
- the dnaN gene encoding DNA polymerase III subunit beta: MHIKVNRQNFLSAIRIVEKSVKENKIKPILSCIYAKVKENKIYFTGTNLDTTIKTSIDVNEVIREGEVAFYYSIIDEYLKEIKDEFVVLRVENGNILFIETEDSTTEYDVFSAEDYPNTFENIVLNENNFKFEIPSQELVNIFEKVLFSADTPDNIAMNCIRIESILKHLHFVSTNTYRLTFLKKSMDKDISDFSVSVPADTISSIIKIIKGLDNEVIKIYKEDAHLYFQYKDTLIITKLIELRFPNYAEILSNISYDKKLYINNEKLTNLLKRILIFSRSNSESKYSSTYEFKHGEENNNNKLAISALNEIARINEELDVNFEGEDLKISLNSKYLLEFVQNIPKEKELVLEFMYSNSAVKVYEKDNDEYIYILMPLALRE; encoded by the coding sequence ATGCACATTAAAGTTAATAGACAAAATTTTTTATCAGCAATTAGAATTGTTGAAAAATCAGTTAAAGAGAATAAAATAAAACCTATACTTTCTTGCATTTATGCTAAGGTTAAAGAAAATAAAATATACTTTACAGGAACAAACTTAGATACAACAATAAAAACTTCTATTGATGTTAATGAAGTTATAAGAGAAGGAGAAGTTGCTTTTTATTATTCTATAATAGATGAGTATTTAAAGGAAATCAAAGATGAATTTGTTGTTTTAAGAGTTGAAAATGGTAATATCCTATTTATTGAAACTGAGGATTCTACAACAGAATACGATGTATTCAGTGCAGAAGATTATCCTAATACTTTTGAAAATATTGTTCTAAATGAAAATAATTTTAAATTTGAAATACCTAGTCAGGAATTAGTAAATATATTTGAAAAAGTTTTATTTTCAGCTGATACTCCTGACAATATAGCAATGAATTGTATTAGAATTGAAAGTATTTTAAAGCATTTACATTTTGTATCAACTAATACTTATCGTTTAACATTCTTAAAAAAGAGTATGGATAAAGATATTTCAGATTTTTCAGTTAGTGTTCCAGCTGATACAATTTCATCAATTATTAAAATTATAAAAGGTTTAGATAATGAAGTAATAAAAATATATAAAGAAGATGCTCATTTATATTTCCAATATAAAGACACTTTGATAATAACAAAATTAATAGAATTAAGATTCCCTAACTATGCTGAAATATTATCAAATATATCTTATGATAAAAAATTATATATAAACAATGAAAAATTAACTAATTTATTAAAGAGAATTTTAATTTTCTCAAGAAGTAATTCAGAATCTAAATATTCATCAACTTATGAATTTAAACATGGTGAAGAAAATAATAATAATAAATTGGCTATTTCTGCTTTAAATGAAATTGCTAGAATAAATGAAGAATTAGATGTAAATTTTGAAGGAGAAGATTTAAAAATATCTTTAAATTCTAAATATTTATTAGAATTTGTTCAAAATATTCCTAAAGAAAAAGAACTAGTTTTAGAATTTATGTATTCAAATTCAGCAGTTAAAGTATATGAAAAAGATAATGATGAATATATTTACATATTAATGCCACTAGCATTAAGAGAGTAG
- a CDS encoding LOG family protein, which translates to MRKRNVTVYCGASFGVDEKYQEVTRKLGEWIGKNNYNLVYGGGRSGLMGLIADSVLENGGKVTGIITHFLSEREIAHDGITKLIKVDTMSERKKKMADLADIFIALPGGPGTLEEITEVVSWAVLALHPCPCIFFNFDNYYNHIRDFYDLMVAKGYMKKEARDKILFTNSFEEIGDFIVKYKPPKAREYHGE; encoded by the coding sequence ATGAGAAAGAGAAATGTTACAGTTTATTGTGGAGCTTCATTTGGAGTTGATGAAAAATACCAAGAAGTAACTAGAAAACTTGGAGAATGGATAGGAAAAAATAATTACAATCTTGTATATGGTGGAGGAAGATCAGGTTTAATGGGTCTAATTGCTGATTCTGTTCTTGAAAATGGAGGAAAAGTTACAGGAATTATAACTCATTTTCTTTCAGAAAGAGAAATAGCTCATGATGGAATAACAAAACTTATAAAAGTAGATACTATGTCTGAAAGAAAAAAGAAAATGGCAGACTTAGCTGACATATTTATAGCCTTACCAGGAGGACCTGGGACTTTGGAAGAAATAACAGAAGTTGTATCTTGGGCAGTTTTAGCATTGCACCCTTGTCCTTGTATATTTTTTAACTTTGATAATTATTATAACCATATTAGAGATTTTTATGATTTAATGGTAGCAAAAGGTTATATGAAAAAAGAGGCAAGAGATAAAATTTTATTTACAAATTCATTTGAAGAAATAGGAGATTTTATTGTTAAATATAAGCCTCCAAAAGCAAGAGAATATCATGGAGAATAA
- a CDS encoding YeiH family protein has product MNNKLSGVILCLLLALPAWKLGKFFPLVGGPVFGIIIGIVVAILLKNRNKFDSGINFVSKKVLQYAVILLGFGLNLQTVISVGSSSLPIIISTISTSLIVAYILAKFINIPTKIATLIGVGSSICGGSAIAATAPVIDAHDDEIAQAISVIFLFNVIAALIFPTLGDILNFSNNGFALFAGTAVNDTSSVTATASAWDSIHNTGTQVLDSATIVKLTRTLAIIPITLFLAFYNSKKNSNTNNFSLKKIFPMFIIYFILASIITTICKYFIEIGFISENISITINNIFSFFKHLSKFFIIMAMVAIGLNTDIKKLIFSGKKPLILGFCCWFAISLVSIVLQKILGIF; this is encoded by the coding sequence ATGAATAATAAATTAAGTGGAGTTATTTTATGCTTACTACTCGCCTTACCTGCTTGGAAATTGGGAAAATTTTTTCCTCTTGTAGGTGGACCAGTTTTTGGAATTATTATTGGAATTGTTGTAGCTATTTTACTAAAAAATAGAAATAAATTTGATTCAGGAATTAATTTTGTTTCAAAAAAAGTTTTACAATATGCAGTCATCCTTCTAGGTTTTGGCTTAAATTTGCAAACAGTTATTTCAGTAGGAAGTTCTTCTCTACCAATAATTATTTCTACTATCAGTACATCATTAATAGTTGCTTATATTTTAGCAAAATTTATCAATATTCCTACTAAGATTGCAACTCTTATAGGTGTTGGTTCTTCTATTTGTGGAGGCTCTGCTATTGCAGCAACTGCACCAGTTATAGATGCACATGATGATGAGATTGCTCAAGCTATATCTGTAATTTTTTTGTTTAATGTAATTGCAGCATTGATTTTTCCAACTCTTGGAGATATATTAAATTTTTCAAATAATGGTTTTGCTCTTTTTGCAGGAACAGCTGTAAATGATACATCATCAGTTACTGCAACTGCTTCAGCTTGGGATAGCATACATAACACAGGAACACAAGTTTTAGATTCTGCTACAATAGTAAAACTTACAAGAACTCTTGCTATTATTCCTATAACTTTATTTTTAGCATTTTATAATTCTAAAAAAAATTCAAATACTAATAATTTTTCACTGAAAAAAATTTTTCCAATGTTTATTATATACTTCATATTAGCTTCAATTATCACAACAATTTGTAAGTATTTTATAGAAATTGGTTTTATTAGTGAAAATATTTCTATTACAATAAATAATATTTTTTCTTTCTTTAAACATTTAAGTAAATTTTTTATAATTATGGCAATGGTAGCCATTGGTTTAAATACTGACATTAAAAAGCTTATATTCTCTGGTAAAAAGCCCTTGATACTTGGTTTTTGCTGTTGGTTTGCAATTAGTTTAGTTAGTATAGTTTTACAAAAAATTCTTGGAATATTTTAA
- a CDS encoding AbrB family transcriptional regulator: MDIINLMLTLIIAILGGYLASKKKVPAAYMLGALFLVAIFNIFFSKAFLPNYFKFVTQIATGTFIGSKFRSEDVKMLKKVIIPGMTMVILMIAFSFLLSYLMSTFLGIDNLTSFFATAPGGIMDISLIAYDFKANTSQVALLQLIRLISVISFVPFFTKKCYEKSKKKNISFEQEIKNEIKEEEKVEDKSEKSFLFTLIVGIIGGIIGYFSHLPAGIMSCSMALVAYFNVKIHKAYMPLTLRKIIQSFGGALIGAKVTLSDVIALKDLILPIILIIIGFCLMNVLVGFFLYKTTKFSLPTALLSASPGGMSDISLMAEDLGANGPQVASMQFLRAIFIVGVYPIIIKILFS; this comes from the coding sequence ATGGATATAATTAACTTGATGCTCACATTAATAATAGCAATTTTAGGAGGATATTTAGCCAGTAAAAAGAAAGTTCCTGCTGCATACATGCTTGGAGCTTTATTTTTAGTTGCCATTTTTAATATATTTTTTAGCAAAGCTTTTTTACCCAACTATTTCAAGTTTGTAACTCAAATTGCAACTGGAACTTTTATAGGTTCAAAATTTCGTTCAGAAGATGTAAAAATGTTAAAAAAGGTTATCATACCTGGAATGACTATGGTGATATTAATGATAGCTTTCAGTTTTTTACTTTCATACTTAATGTCCACTTTTTTAGGAATAGACAATCTTACTTCATTTTTTGCAACAGCTCCTGGTGGCATTATGGATATTTCTCTTATTGCTTATGATTTCAAAGCTAATACATCTCAAGTTGCTTTATTACAGCTTATTAGATTAATTTCAGTTATTTCTTTTGTTCCATTTTTTACAAAAAAATGTTATGAAAAAAGCAAGAAAAAAAATATCAGTTTTGAACAAGAAATAAAAAATGAAATTAAGGAAGAAGAAAAAGTTGAAGATAAGAGTGAAAAATCTTTCCTTTTCACTCTTATAGTTGGGATTATTGGAGGAATAATAGGTTATTTTTCTCATTTACCTGCTGGGATTATGAGTTGTTCTATGGCTCTAGTGGCATATTTTAATGTAAAAATCCATAAAGCATACATGCCCTTAACACTTAGAAAAATTATTCAATCTTTTGGTGGAGCCTTAATTGGTGCTAAGGTAACATTATCTGATGTTATAGCTCTAAAAGATTTAATTTTGCCTATTATTTTAATAATTATTGGTTTTTGTTTGATGAATGTTTTAGTTGGTTTCTTTTTGTATAAGACAACTAAATTTTCTTTGCCCACTGCTTTACTTTCTGCCTCACCAGGTGGAATGTCAGATATTTCACTAATGGCTGAAGACTTAGGTGCAAATGGTCCACAAGTTGCCTCTATGCAGTTTTTAAGAGCTATATTTATTGTTGGAGTTTATCCAATTATAATTAAAATTTTATTTTCATAA
- a CDS encoding cold shock domain-containing protein, giving the protein MKGTVKWFNKEKGFGFITGEDGKDVFAHFSQIQKEGFKELFEGQEVEFEITEGQKGPQASNIVVIK; this is encoded by the coding sequence ATGAAAGGTACTGTAAAATGGTTTAACAAAGAAAAAGGATTTGGATTTATCACAGGAGAAGATGGAAAAGATGTTTTTGCACACTTCTCTCAAATTCAAAAAGAAGGATTTAAAGAATTATTCGAAGGACAAGAAGTAGAATTTGAAATTACTGAAGGACAAAAAGGACCTCAAGCTTCAAATATCGTTGTTATTAAATAG
- the nox gene encoding H2O-forming NADH oxidase, protein MKIIVVGANHAGTACINTMLDNYKGNEVVVFDGNSNISFLACGMALWIGGQIAGSDGLFYSSKDRLEAKGAKIYMETVVTNIDFDKKIVYASGKDGRKFEESYDKLILSTGSLPIDLPIVGKNLENVQYVKLFQNAQEVIDKLNMNKSIEKVAVVGAGYIGVELAEAFKRWGKEVYLVDAADGSLSTYYDKLFREKMDAQLQEHGVKLEFGQLVKEIKGNGKVEKIVTNKGEFPADMVVLCAGFRPNADLGKGKLDLFRNGAYIVDRTQKTSLDDVYAIGDCATVFDNSIGDINYIALATNAVRSGIIAAHNACGTKLESVGIQGSNGISIFGLNMVSTGLTYEKAQKLGIDVLETTFHDLQKPEFMEHNNEEVYIRIVYRKDNRKIIGAQMASKYDISMAMHVFSLAIQEGVTIDKFKLLDILFLPHFNKPYNYITMAALGAK, encoded by the coding sequence ATGAAAATTATAGTAGTAGGTGCAAATCATGCAGGAACAGCTTGTATCAACACAATGTTAGATAATTATAAAGGAAATGAAGTTGTTGTATTTGATGGTAATTCAAATATTAGTTTCCTTGCCTGTGGAATGGCTCTTTGGATAGGTGGACAAATAGCAGGTTCAGATGGTCTATTCTATTCTTCAAAAGATAGATTAGAAGCAAAAGGTGCTAAAATATATATGGAAACAGTTGTAACAAATATAGATTTTGATAAAAAAATTGTGTACGCTTCTGGAAAAGATGGTAGAAAATTTGAAGAAAGTTATGACAAATTAATTTTATCTACTGGTTCTTTACCAATAGATTTACCTATTGTTGGAAAAAATTTAGAAAATGTACAATATGTAAAATTATTCCAAAATGCACAGGAAGTTATTGATAAATTAAATATGAATAAATCAATAGAAAAAGTTGCTGTTGTTGGAGCAGGATATATTGGAGTTGAACTTGCAGAAGCTTTTAAACGTTGGGGAAAAGAAGTATATTTAGTTGATGCAGCCGATGGTAGTTTATCTACTTATTATGATAAATTATTTAGGGAAAAGATGGATGCTCAACTACAAGAACATGGTGTTAAACTTGAATTTGGTCAATTAGTAAAAGAAATTAAAGGAAATGGAAAAGTTGAAAAAATAGTTACTAATAAAGGAGAATTTCCAGCTGATATGGTAGTTTTATGTGCTGGATTTAGACCTAATGCAGATTTAGGAAAAGGAAAATTAGATTTATTTAGAAATGGTGCATATATAGTTGATAGAACTCAAAAAACAAGTTTAGATGATGTTTATGCAATTGGAGATTGTGCAACAGTATTTGATAATTCTATTGGAGATATAAATTATATTGCTCTTGCAACTAATGCAGTTAGATCAGGAATAATTGCTGCTCATAATGCTTGTGGAACAAAACTAGAAAGTGTAGGCATACAAGGTTCTAATGGAATCTCTATTTTTGGATTAAACATGGTTTCAACGGGACTTACTTATGAAAAAGCACAAAAATTAGGGATTGATGTTTTAGAAACAACTTTCCATGATCTACAAAAACCTGAATTTATGGAGCATAATAACGAAGAAGTATATATAAGAATTGTATATAGAAAAGATAATAGAAAAATAATTGGAGCTCAAATGGCTTCTAAATATGATATTTCTATGGCAATGCATGTATTCTCATTAGCTATACAAGAAGGAGTAACTATTGATAAATTTAAATTATTAGATATTTTATTTCTACCTCATTTTAATAAACCATATAACTATATTACTATGGCTGCACTTGGTGCAAAATAA
- a CDS encoding alanyl-tRNA editing protein produces the protein MENMKVSIKKISDKTYEILNSPFYVDGKGGQLGDRGTISDVNIVEVKENLVILDKDLEDGEHPYFIDENRREDIRQQHTAQHIFSAEAYNNFGLNTVGFRMAEEYTTVDLDQKDISKEIIDKLEELVNNDIKADIVIEEEIYTNEEAHKIENLRRAIKDKIKGDVRFIRIGDIDICACAGFHVSRTSEIEIFKLINHENIKGNYTRFYFLAGERAKNDYNKKHDIIKRLTNVFSCKDDEILEMLDKSLTEKAKITTELKSLSIKYAELMVKDFENTFIEYKGHKILVYNEDENLANILGRFVNLDNFLLLNGYDKNFSLNSNIYDCKEIILNITKSFPTIKGGGAKNKGNIKLDRAYNRNELIELIKKGIDEQ, from the coding sequence ATGGAAAATATGAAAGTAAGTATAAAAAAAATTTCTGATAAGACTTATGAAATTTTAAACTCTCCTTTTTATGTTGATGGTAAAGGTGGACAGTTAGGAGATAGAGGAACAATTTCCGATGTAAATATCGTTGAAGTAAAAGAAAATTTAGTTATCTTAGATAAAGATTTAGAAGATGGAGAGCATCCATATTTTATTGATGAAAACAGAAGAGAAGATATAAGACAGCAACATACAGCACAACATATTTTTTCAGCTGAAGCTTATAATAATTTTGGATTAAATACTGTTGGGTTTAGAATGGCTGAAGAATATACAACTGTTGATTTAGATCAAAAAGATATTTCAAAAGAGATTATAGATAAATTAGAAGAACTAGTTAATAATGATATAAAGGCAGATATTGTCATTGAAGAAGAAATTTATACAAATGAAGAAGCACATAAAATTGAAAATCTTAGAAGAGCTATTAAAGATAAAATAAAAGGTGATGTAAGATTTATAAGAATTGGGGATATTGATATTTGTGCTTGTGCAGGATTTCATGTTTCAAGAACTTCTGAAATAGAAATTTTCAAACTTATAAATCATGAAAATATTAAGGGAAATTATACAAGATTTTATTTTTTAGCAGGTGAAAGAGCCAAGAATGATTATAATAAAAAACATGATATAATTAAGAGATTGACTAATGTATTTTCTTGTAAAGATGATGAAATTTTAGAAATGCTTGATAAATCTTTAACAGAAAAGGCTAAGATAACAACTGAACTAAAATCTCTAAGTATTAAATATGCAGAACTTATGGTAAAAGATTTTGAAAATACTTTTATTGAATATAAAGGACACAAGATTTTAGTATATAATGAAGATGAAAATTTAGCAAATATATTAGGTAGATTTGTGAATTTAGATAATTTTTTATTATTAAATGGTTATGATAAAAACTTTTCTTTAAATTCAAATATCTATGATTGTAAAGAGATAATTTTAAATATTACAAAATCTTTCCCTACCATAAAAGGTGGAGGAGCGAAAAATAAAGGAAATATAAAGCTTGATAGAGCATATAATAGAAATGAACTTATAGAATTAATTAAAAAAGGAATTGATGAACAGTAA
- the rlmN gene encoding 23S rRNA (adenine(2503)-C(2))-methyltransferase RlmN: MNNEKINILNLTQEELTELLVSLGLKKFYGKEVFIWLHKKITRSFDEMTNLSLKDREILKEKTYIPFFNLLKYQVSKIDKTEKFLFELEDGGTIETVLLRHKDSKNKEIRNTLCVSSQVGCPVKCSFCATGQSGYMRNLSVSEILNQVYTVERRLRKKGESLNNLVFMGMGEPLLNIDNLAKSLSIISNENGINISKRKITISTSGVVPGIEKILLDKIPIELAISLHSAINEKRDKIIPINKNFPLEDLSAVLVEYQKQTKRRITFEYILIDNFNISETDANALADFIHQFDHVVNLIPYNEVEGVEHTRPSIKKIDKFYNYLKNVRRVNVTLRQEKGSDIDGACGQLRQRNKKGDN, translated from the coding sequence ATGAATAATGAAAAAATTAATATTTTAAATCTAACTCAAGAAGAGTTAACTGAACTTTTAGTATCCCTGGGATTAAAAAAATTCTATGGGAAAGAAGTCTTTATTTGGTTACATAAAAAGATTACTAGAAGTTTTGATGAAATGACTAACCTTTCTTTAAAAGATAGAGAAATCTTGAAAGAAAAGACTTATATACCATTTTTTAATCTATTAAAATACCAAGTTTCAAAAATAGATAAGACAGAAAAATTTTTATTTGAGTTAGAAGATGGTGGAACAATAGAAACAGTTCTTTTAAGACATAAAGACTCTAAAAATAAAGAAATCAGAAATACACTTTGTGTTTCATCACAGGTTGGCTGTCCTGTAAAATGTAGTTTCTGTGCAACAGGACAAAGTGGATATATGAGAAATTTATCAGTAAGTGAAATTTTAAATCAAGTTTATACAGTTGAGAGAAGACTTAGAAAAAAAGGAGAATCTTTAAATAATTTAGTATTTATGGGAATGGGAGAACCACTTTTAAATATTGATAATTTAGCTAAGTCACTTAGTATAATTTCAAATGAAAATGGAATTAATATTTCTAAAAGAAAGATTACAATTTCTACTTCTGGTGTAGTTCCAGGTATAGAAAAGATTCTATTGGATAAAATTCCAATAGAACTTGCCATTTCTTTACATAGTGCTATAAATGAAAAAAGAGATAAAATCATACCAATAAATAAGAACTTTCCATTAGAAGATCTGTCAGCTGTTTTAGTTGAATATCAAAAACAGACAAAAAGAAGAATAACTTTTGAATATATTTTAATTGATAATTTCAATATTTCAGAAACAGATGCAAATGCTTTAGCTGATTTTATACATCAATTTGACCATGTTGTAAATTTAATACCATATAATGAAGTGGAAGGTGTAGAACACACTAGACCTTCTATAAAAAAAATTGATAAGTTCTACAACTATTTAAAAAATGTTAGAAGAGTTAATGTAACTCTAAGACAAGAAAAAGGTAGCGATATAGATGGAGCTTGTGGACAACTTAGACAAAGAAATAAAAAAGGGGATAACTAG